Part of the Primulina huaijiensis isolate GDHJ02 chromosome 15, ASM1229523v2, whole genome shotgun sequence genome is shown below.
GATGGGATATGTCCCATGAAATCTCATACTAAATTCCACAAGGAAAACCAAAAAGTTTATTACTGAATTCTATGGATAATACCTAGTTTCAGTATTGAAGTGTGTCTCCTGATCAAGTAAACAGAGGTCAGGGTTCTCCTTCCAGGCAGTCAAGAGACATAAGATgacatgaaaataaatatttgggatGTCGGTAAATATCTAACAAAGGAAATTAATACCAACCTCTCAATAAACCGATAGATTTTGTTAAGTTATTACAGAACAAAAGGTTTGAGAATTAGCTTTTCCAACACCATATGTGATGCAAAAGAGAATTACGCTTTTCAATGGAAATGTAtaacaatgaaaaaaaaaattatttaccaGCATGTCAAGTGGGAGCAACCATGAGTGAGCTCAATCATTCTCTGGCACTGCTGGCAACGCCTCCACCTTTTATTTTGTGCCAATTGATGCAAGGTTATGTCACTAGCATCCCTCTCTTCCAATGGCAGATTTTGGTATTCTTCACATGTCACCGAGGAATGCCAAGGAACCCCACAATCAACACATATAAACCTCTGACAAACAGGACATTCCATACAATTGTCGTCTGACTGACTTGATGAACTTGATCGGGTGGACAAGCACTCCTTCGGATCAAGCAAGACCGAGCAATCAGGATATGGACAATAAATCTTATCTGAGATCTGAAACTTGGTTTCTTCAAGGGCTTTTTCCAAAGATTCATAAGAGGTAACTGGAAGAAAAGACCTACATTCAGAAGAAGAAATACAATATTTGCATTTCGGCAGAGGGCACCCAATGGGAACTTGGAAAGACTGTACTTTTTCCTCAACATATGTTCTCATACAATGGGAACAAAAGGTGTGGGAACATTTAATTGTAAGCATCATAGAAGACAGCCTCTCCTCACAACAGATGGAACAAATTTCTGTAACTTTTGCTCCCTCAGTAGGAAAGGAGACAACACCAATAGCCACCTGTGCTAGCTGTAACGCCTGGTCTACCGTTGGGGCAATTTTTAGAACAAAAGATTCCATATTACCCGCTTGTTCTAGGATCCTTCGTCTCAGCGCCAACAAAAGGGGATTTGCAATTACTTCACCCCGTGTAATCTGGAATAGATCCATACCAATTTTAGTACCATAAAGCATAAAATGGAAAGAGGAAATCAGACTCAAGAAGATATTTGTTTTCATACACGAAGCCATGcttagattattttaaattgaataataACAATAGCTCGAAGACACTAAAATTTCTGGCTCAGGATTTCTCACCTGATCATACATGGCTTGAGAATCGGTCAATGCAAGCACCCGCATGATATTTTTCTCCATAGCAACAGAGAGACCATCAAGTAAAGCTAAATAATCCGCGATTGTTTCTTCCACATAGAAATCAAGCTTTTTCTGGACTCGAACTGGAGAAGCATCACCTGACTTCTGCATCACCACTCCAATTCCAGAAATCCCAGAACGAGAATCTCCCGGATTAGCAACAGATATACCTTTGAAATACATTTTAACCGAAAGTTCATCAAGATTGTCTTTTGAATCCATCTTCGAATTGACTTCTATATCCTTCAATTCATCCTCATCCCCACAACAGCTTCTGAATTCGTCTTCTTCTTCGTCATACTTCGCTTTAATTTCAATCACATTAGAACCATCGGCAATTACTCTTTGATCCTCCATCGCAATGTAACTTTCCCAACCTACTAAAAAATTCGAAGAAACTCAAAGTTAACGACTAATTAATTagatataaaaattcaacaaaaaatcCAATTGTTGCTCTTGAAATAGATCCTGCTTCCATATGACCAGCATAAACTAACACTAACAAACCCTTTAAATAACCATACCGTATATACCCATTACGAAAATTTAACGCTAAGCTGAAGTAAGCATCAACTTAAAGATTCATCATAAAACTTGaaacatgattaaaaaaaacaaatccttTTTTTCCAGAGAAAATTTCCCTCCAGCAGAAAAAGAAGTCGAGACAAAATTCCTTCGTCCAAAAAAGTGAGCCAAAGAAAGTGGAATCCCACTTCTCCACCTAATCATCACCAACACTTGCACTCATACACACAATTATTCAACAAATTAAATctatctaaataaaaatacaatgaACAGAAAATTTGGAATCAAGAACGTGTTTGAAAGGATTAATAACCTGACTTGTCTCCCAGAAAGTAAAGACCCCCGACAATTCTTTAGTATTATAATTTACATGTGAGTAGGGTAATACAGGGGGGCATTAGAACCCTAATCTGACAAATGCTTATTGATGTC
Proteins encoded:
- the LOC140959638 gene encoding E3 ubiquitin-protein ligase RSL1-like isoform X2, with product MEDQRVIADGSNVIEIKAKYDEEEDEFRSCCGDEDELKDIEVNSKMDSKDNLDELSVKMYFKGISVANPGDSRSGISGIGVVMQKSGDASPVRVQKKLDFYVEETIADYLALLDGLSVAMEKNIMRVLALTDSQAMYDQITRGEVIANPLLLALRRRILEQAGNMESFVLKIAPTVDQALQLAQVAIGVVSFPTEGAKVTEICSICCEERLSSMMLTIKCSHTFCSHCMRTYVEEKVQSFQVPIGCPLPKCKYCISSSECRSFLPVTSYESLEKALEETKFQISDKIYCPYPDCSVLLDPKECLSTRSSSSSQSDDNCMECPVCQRFICVDCGVPWHSSVTCEEYQNLPLEERDASDITLHQLAQNKRWRRCQQCQRMIELTHGCSHLTCWCCGNEFCFSCGAEYRDGQQTCQCALWDEDYSDELATYQTQHFEQWAWDSFESLPIMRDVYSEQERSQLALIHRFLAGGFSLTDHQPYQSPPQCTDSYVDAMKDLNQLPWLERFVSVINDNYYEDLIQ
- the LOC140959638 gene encoding E3 ubiquitin-protein ligase RSL1-like isoform X1 yields the protein MGIYGWESYIAMEDQRVIADGSNVIEIKAKYDEEEDEFRSCCGDEDELKDIEVNSKMDSKDNLDELSVKMYFKGISVANPGDSRSGISGIGVVMQKSGDASPVRVQKKLDFYVEETIADYLALLDGLSVAMEKNIMRVLALTDSQAMYDQITRGEVIANPLLLALRRRILEQAGNMESFVLKIAPTVDQALQLAQVAIGVVSFPTEGAKVTEICSICCEERLSSMMLTIKCSHTFCSHCMRTYVEEKVQSFQVPIGCPLPKCKYCISSSECRSFLPVTSYESLEKALEETKFQISDKIYCPYPDCSVLLDPKECLSTRSSSSSQSDDNCMECPVCQRFICVDCGVPWHSSVTCEEYQNLPLEERDASDITLHQLAQNKRWRRCQQCQRMIELTHGCSHLTCWCCGNEFCFSCGAEYRDGQQTCQCALWDEDYSDELATYQTQHFEQWAWDSFESLPIMRDVYSEQERSQLALIHRFLAGGFSLTDHQPYQSPPQCTDSYVDAMKDLNQLPWLERFVSVINDNYYEDLIQ